In Equus quagga isolate Etosha38 chromosome 14, UCLA_HA_Equagga_1.0, whole genome shotgun sequence, one DNA window encodes the following:
- the MYO1F gene encoding unconventional myosin-If, which translates to MMCQLARGAQSPKQPAAPALPLLLELSPRPGAQLPSPELSKPGSPVKEQEQGHAQATPEDPLSLHPCHHPFGGSPPSHRPDPQGSKERFHWQSHNVKQSGVDDMVLLPQITEDAIVGNLRKRFMDDYIFTYIGSVLISVNPFKQMPYFTDREIDLYQGAAQYENPPHIYALTDNMYRNMLIDCENQCVIISGESGAGKTVAAKYIMGYISKVSGGGEKVQHVKDIILQSNPLLEAFGNAKTVRNNNSSRFGKYFEIQFSRGGEPDGGRISNFLLEKSRVVMQNENERNFHIYYQLLEGASQEQRQNLGLMTPDYYYYLNQSDTYKVDGTDDRSDFDETLSAMQVIGIPPNVQQLVLQLVAGILHLGNISFCEDGNYARVESVDLLAFPAYLLGIDSGRLQEKLTSRKMDSRWGGRSESIDVTLNVEQAAYTRDALAKGLYARLFDFLVEAINRAMQKPQEEYSIGVLDIYGFEIFQKNGFEQFCINFVNEKLQQIFIELTLKAEQEEYVQEGIRWTPIQYFNNKIVCDLIENKLNPPGIMSVLDDVCATMHATGGGADQTLLQKLQAAVGTHEHFNSWSSGFVIHHYAGKVSYDVSGFCERNRDVLFSDLIELMQTSEQAFLRMLFPEKLDVDKKGRPSTAGSKIKKQANDLVATLKRCTPHYIRCIKPNETKRPRDWEESRVKHQVEYLGLKENIRVRRAGFAYRRQFAKFLQRPQHSPPSCLNTDPDPLNPRSALPGPPQQPAPPPPPSQGTQATLLSRVKHQVEYLGLKENIRVRRAGFAYRRQFAKFLQRFVCINFLELLPVDTLSTKKPKLFLLEEMRERKFDGFARTIQKAWRRHVAVRKYEEMREEASNILLNKKERRRNSINRNFVGDYLGLEERPELRQFLGKRERVDFADSVTKYDRRFKPIKRDLILTPKCLYVIGREKVKKGPEKGQVREVLKKKLEIQALRGVSLSTRQDDFFVLQEDAADSFLESIFKTEFISLLCKRFEEAARRPLPLTFSDTLQFRVKKEGWGGGGTRSVTFSRGSGDVAVLKASSRALSVSVGDGLPKSSKPTRKGMAQGRPRRSAPAPTRAAPRPPRGPDRNGVPPSARGGPLPLEITSGGGSQRPPRGPPSSALGASRRPRARPPSEHNTEFLNVPDQGMAGMQRKRSVGQRPVPGVGRPKPQPRTHVPRCRALYQYVGQDVDELSFNVNEVIEILMEDSSGWWKGRLHGQEGLFPGNYVEKI; encoded by the exons tGGCTCACCCCCATCCCACCGCCCCGACCCCCAGGGCAGCAAGGAGCGCTTCCACTGGCAGAGCCACAACGTGAAGCAGAGCGGCGTGGACGACATGGTGCTGCTGCCCCAGATCACCGAGGACGCCATCGTGGGCAACCTTCGCAAGCGCTTCATGGATGACTACATCTTC ACCTACATCGGCTCCGTGCTCATCTCCGTCAACCCCTTCAAACAGATGCCCTACTTCACTGACCGCGAGATCGACCTCTACCAGGGCGCG GCCCAGTACGAGAATCCCCCGCACATCTATGCCCTCACGGACAACATGTACCGCAACATGCTCATCGACTGTGAGAACCAGTGTGTCATCATCAG CGGAGAGAGTGGAGCTGGGAAGACGGTGGCAGCCAAATACATCATGGGCTACATTTCCAAGGTGTCCGGCGGGGGCGAGAAGGTCCAG CACGTGAAGGACATCATCCTGCAGTCAAACCCGCTGCTCGAGGCCTTCGGCAACGCCAAGACCGTGCGCAACAACAACTCCAGTCGTTTT GGCAAGTACTTTGAGATCCAGTTCAGCCGAGGCGGGGAGCCGGACGGGGGCAGGATCTCCAACTTCCTGCTGGAGAAATCCCGCGTGGTCATGCAGAACGAAAACGAGAGGAACTTCCACATCTACTACCAG CTGCTGGAAGGGGCCTCCCAGGAGCAGCGACAGAACCTGGGGCTCATGACCCCCGACTACTATTACTACCTCAACCAATCGGACACCTACAAGGTGGACGGCACCGATGACCGGAGCGACTTCGACGAGACCCTG AGCGCCATGCAGGTCATCGGGATCCCGCCCAACGTCCAGCAGTTGGTCCTGCAGCTCGTGGCGGGGATCTTGCACTTGGGAAACATCAGCTTCTGCGAAGATGGGAATTACGCCCGGGTGGAAAGTGTGGACC TCCTGGCCTTTCCCGCCTACCTCCTGGGCATCGACAGCGGGCGGCTGCAGGAAAAGCTGACCAGCCGCAAGATGGACAGCCGCTGGGGCGGGCGCAGCGAGTCCATCGATGTGACCCTCAACGTGGAGCAGGCGGCCTACACCCGCGACGCCCTGGCCAAGGGGCTCTACGCCCGTCTCTTCGACTTCCTGGTGGAG GCCATCAACCGTGCCATGCAGAAGCCCCAGGAGGAGTACAGCATCGGTGTACTCGACATCTACGGCTTCGAGATCTTCCAG AAAAACGGCTTTGAGCAGTTCTGCATCAACTTTGTCAACGAGAAGCTGCAGCAGATCTTCATCGAGCTCACCCTGAAGGCTGAGCAG GAGGAGTACGTGCAGGAGGGCATCCGCTGGACCCCCATCCAGTACTTCAACAACAAAATCGTCTGTGACCTCATCGAAAACAAGCTG AACCCCCCAGGCATCATGAGCGTCCTGGATGACGTGTGCGCCACCATGCATGCCACGGGCGGGGGCGCCGACCAGACGCTGCTGCAGAAGCTGCAGGCGGCCGTGGGCACCCATGAGCACTTCAACAGCTGGAGCAGCGGCTTCGTCATCCACCACTATGCAGGCAAG GTATCCTATGACGTCAGTGGCTTCTGCGAGAGGAACCGGGATGTTCTCTTCTCCGACCTCATAGAGCTGATGCAGACCAGTGAGCA GGCCTTCCTCCGGATGCTCTTTCCCGAGAAGCTGGATGTAGACAAGAAGGGCCGCCCCAGCACCGCGGGCTCCAAGATCAAG aAACAAGCCAACGACCTGGTGGCCACGCTGAAGAGATGCACACCCCACTACATCCGGTGCATCAAACCCAACGAGACCAAGAGGCCACGTGACTGGGAGGAGAGCAG GGTCAAGCACCAGGTGGAGTATCTGGGCCTGAAGGAGAACATCAGGGTGCGCCGGGCCGGCTTTGCGTACCGCCGCCAGTTTGCAAAGTTCCTGCAGAG ACCTCAGCACTCACCCCCAAGCTGCCTCAACACAGATCCAGACCCCCTAAACCCCAGGTCTGCCCTTCCCGGCCCCCCTCAGcagcccgccccacccccacccccgtcccaGGGGACTCAGGCCACCCTCCTGTCCAGGGTCAAGCACCAGGTGGAGTATCTGGGCCTGAAGGAGAACATCAGGGTGCGCCGGGCCGGCTTTGCGTACCGCCGCCAGTTTGCAAAGTTCCTGCAGAG ATTTGTCTGCATCAACTTCCTAGAGCTTCTCCCTGTGGACACGCTTTCCACCAAGAAACCAAAA CTCTTCCTTCTGGAGGAGATGAGAGAGCGAAAGTTCGACGGCTTTGCCCGCACCATCCAGAAGGCCTGGCGGCGCCACGTGGCGGTCCGGAAGTACGAGGAGATGCGGGAGGAAG CTTCCAACATCCTGCTGAACAAGAAGGAGCGGAGACGGAACAGCATCAACCGGAACTTCGTCGGGGACTACCTGGGCCTGGAGGAGCGGCCGGAGCTGCGGCAATTCCTGGGCAAGAGGGAGCGCGTGGACTTCGCCGACTCGGTCACCAAGTACGACCGCCGCTTCAAG CCCATCAAGAGGGACTTGATCCTGACGCCCAAGTGTCTGTACGTGATCGGGCGGGAGAAGGTGAAGAAGGGACCTGAGAAGGGTCAGGTGCGTGAGGTCCTGAAGAAGAAGCTGGAGATCCAGGCCCTGCGGGGAGTCTCCCTCAG cacgcGCCAGGACGACTTCTTCGTCCTCCAAGAAGACGCGGCCGACAGCTTCCTGGAGAGCATCTTCAAGACCGAGTTCATCAGCCTCCTGTGCAAGCGCTTCGAGGAGGCGGCGCGGAGACCCCTGCCCCTCACCTTCAGTGACAC acTACAGTTCCGGGTGAAGAAGGAGGGCTGGGGCGGAGGTGGCACCCGCAGCGTCACTTTCTCCCGTGGCTCCGGCGACGTGGCTGTGCTCAAGGCCAGCAGCCGGGCTCTCTCGGTCAGCGTGGGCGACGGACTGCCCAAAAGCTCCA AGCCTACACGGAAAGGGATGGCCCAGGGAAGACCTCGAAGGTCGGCCCCGGCCCCTACTCGGGCAGCCCCGAGGCCCCCCAGAG GCCCAGACCGCAACGGGGTGCCCCCCTCTGCCAGAGGGGGCCCCTTGCCCCTGGAGATCACATCTGGAGGGGGCTCCCAGCGGCCTCCTCGGGGCCCTCCGtcctcagccctgggggccaGCAGACGCCCCAGGGCGCGGCCCCCCTCAGAGCACAACACAGAATTCCTCAATGTGCCTGACCAGGGCATGGCTGG CATGCAGAGGAAGCGTAGTGTGGGGCAGCGCCCTGTGCCCGGGGTGGGCCGGCCCAAGCCCCAGCCACGGACACACGTCCCGAGGTGCCGGGCGCTGTACCAGTACGTGGGCCAAGACGTGGACGAGCTGAGCTTCAACGTGAATGAGGTCATCGAGATCCTCATGGAAG ATTCCTCGGGCTGGTGGAAAGGCCGGCTACACGGTCAGGAGGGCCTCTTCCCAGGAAACTACGTGGAGAAGATCTGA